A window of Sphingobacterium sp. SRCM116780 contains these coding sequences:
- a CDS encoding SDR family oxidoreductase encodes MNLNLKDKVVIVTGGAKGIGKAIVLGLAQEGAIPVIVGRKQEDNDIVQREVEALGGQAYSVEAELSDPEACRMAVAQTLTKFGRIDGLVNNAGVNDGVGLSSGNYEKFIASLHKNLVHYYLMAHHALDALIAAKGSIVNISSKTAETGQGNTSAYAASNGGRNALTREWAVELLPYSIRVNAIVVAECATPQYDSWIQTLTNPEEILKKITDRIPLEHRMTTAEEIAHTALFLLSDKSSHTTGQLIHVDGGYVHLDRSIISEK; translated from the coding sequence ATGAATCTAAATTTAAAAGATAAAGTTGTTATTGTAACAGGTGGTGCAAAAGGAATTGGTAAAGCTATTGTTTTAGGATTAGCTCAAGAAGGTGCTATTCCTGTTATTGTGGGACGTAAGCAGGAAGACAATGACATTGTTCAACGAGAGGTCGAAGCACTTGGTGGACAGGCGTATTCGGTAGAGGCTGAGCTTTCAGATCCTGAAGCTTGTCGAATGGCTGTAGCACAAACTTTGACAAAGTTTGGAAGAATAGATGGGTTGGTCAATAATGCGGGTGTTAATGACGGTGTCGGATTGTCATCTGGTAATTATGAAAAATTTATCGCTTCTTTGCATAAAAACTTAGTTCACTATTATTTAATGGCGCATCATGCACTGGATGCATTGATTGCAGCAAAAGGAAGTATTGTTAATATTAGTTCAAAAACAGCTGAAACAGGACAGGGTAATACTTCGGCTTATGCAGCATCCAATGGAGGCCGAAATGCACTGACCAGAGAATGGGCTGTCGAATTACTTCCGTATAGTATACGTGTAAATGCAATTGTGGTAGCAGAATGTGCAACGCCACAATATGATAGCTGGATACAGACTTTAACGAATCCAGAGGAAATATTAAAGAAAATCACTGATCGTATTCCTTTAGAGCATCGGATGACTACAGCTGAAGAAATTGCACATACTGCTTTATTTCTGTTATCGGATAAATCAAGTCATACAACGGGGCAGTTGATTCACGTGGATGGGGGTTATGTGCATCTGGATCGTTCTATTATTTCTGAAAAATAA
- a CDS encoding fumarylacetoacetate hydrolase family protein, with protein MKLIRFGAAGKEKIGVQIDGINYDTSAFGGDYNESFFENDGIAALEEFVKANKGKLIPVPDNERIGAPFARPSKIVCIGLNYKDHAEETGAAIPAEPIIFMKSTTSLIGPYDQVMIPRDSVKTDWEVEFGIVIGKKASYVKESEALDYVAGYVLHNDVSEREYQLERGGTWDKGKGCDTFAPMGPYLTTKDEIKDINDVNIWLKVNGKVYQNGSTKNLIFSVPFVVSYVSQFMTLLPGDVISTGTPAGVGLGFNPPIYLKAGDVIELGADGLGESRQEVIEYSGK; from the coding sequence ATGAAATTAATACGTTTTGGAGCAGCTGGAAAAGAGAAAATTGGTGTTCAGATTGATGGAATAAATTATGATACTTCAGCTTTCGGAGGTGATTATAATGAATCTTTCTTCGAGAATGACGGTATCGCTGCATTGGAAGAATTTGTTAAAGCAAATAAAGGTAAACTGATACCTGTACCTGATAATGAAAGAATAGGCGCACCGTTTGCAAGACCTTCTAAAATCGTTTGTATTGGTTTGAATTATAAGGACCATGCTGAAGAAACAGGAGCTGCAATACCTGCGGAACCGATTATTTTTATGAAATCAACAACGTCTCTAATTGGTCCTTATGACCAAGTGATGATTCCTCGTGATTCTGTAAAAACAGATTGGGAAGTAGAATTTGGTATTGTGATTGGCAAAAAAGCATCTTATGTAAAAGAATCTGAGGCTTTGGATTATGTTGCAGGATATGTATTGCATAATGATGTCTCTGAGCGTGAATACCAATTAGAACGCGGGGGTACTTGGGACAAGGGAAAAGGCTGTGATACCTTTGCGCCTATGGGACCTTATCTGACAACTAAAGATGAAATCAAAGATATCAATGATGTAAATATTTGGTTGAAAGTAAACGGTAAGGTATACCAAAACGGGAGCACGAAAAATCTCATCTTCTCTGTACCATTTGTTGTGAGTTACGTATCTCAATTTATGACCTTGTTACCTGGTGATGTCATTTCCACAGGAACTCCAGCAGGTGTGGGATTAGGTTTTAATCCACCAATTTATTTGAAAGCTGGTGATGTAATTGAGCTTGGTGCTGACGGTTTAGGTGAATCTCGTCAGGAAGTTATTGAATATTCAGGAAAGTAA
- the gap gene encoding type I glyceraldehyde-3-phosphate dehydrogenase translates to MKIGINGFGRIGRLAFRAAVNRPDVEVVGINDLVEPDYMAYMLKYDSTHGKFDGTVEVVNGHLVVNGKTIRVTAEKDPINLKWNEVGAEVIIESTGFFLTQELAQKHIDAGAKKVVMSAPAKDDTPTFVMGVNHKELKADQHIVSNASCTTNCLAPVAKVLNDKFGIVEGLMTTVHAVTATQKTVDGPSAKDWRGGRGAYQNIIPSSTGAAKAVGLVLPELKGKLTGMSLRVPTADVSVVDLTVRLEKAASYEDIKAAMKAASEGELKGILGYTEDEVVSSDFLGDARTSIFDAKAGISLNDNFVKVVSWYDNEWGYSNKIVDLVQEVGKLS, encoded by the coding sequence ATGAAAATTGGAATTAACGGATTTGGCCGTATTGGTCGTTTAGCATTCAGAGCTGCGGTAAATCGTCCAGATGTTGAAGTTGTTGGTATCAATGACTTAGTAGAGCCAGATTATATGGCGTATATGTTGAAATACGATTCAACACACGGTAAATTTGATGGTACTGTAGAAGTTGTTAATGGACATTTAGTTGTTAACGGTAAAACGATTCGTGTTACAGCAGAAAAAGATCCAATCAACTTAAAATGGAATGAAGTTGGTGCTGAAGTTATCATCGAATCGACTGGTTTCTTCTTAACACAAGAATTAGCACAAAAACACATTGATGCTGGTGCAAAAAAAGTTGTTATGTCAGCTCCTGCAAAAGATGATACTCCTACTTTTGTTATGGGTGTTAATCATAAAGAATTAAAAGCAGATCAACATATCGTTTCTAACGCATCTTGTACAACAAACTGTTTAGCACCTGTTGCTAAAGTATTGAATGATAAATTCGGTATTGTTGAAGGTTTAATGACAACTGTACATGCAGTTACAGCGACTCAAAAAACAGTTGATGGCCCTTCTGCTAAAGACTGGAGAGGTGGACGTGGTGCTTACCAAAACATTATTCCTTCTTCTACTGGTGCAGCTAAAGCAGTTGGTTTAGTATTACCAGAATTAAAAGGTAAATTAACTGGAATGTCTTTACGTGTACCTACTGCTGACGTTTCTGTTGTTGATTTAACAGTACGTTTAGAAAAAGCGGCTTCTTATGAAGATATCAAAGCAGCGATGAAAGCAGCTTCTGAAGGTGAATTGAAAGGTATCTTAGGTTATACAGAAGATGAAGTTGTTTCTTCTGATTTCTTAGGTGATGCACGTACTTCTATCTTCGATGCTAAAGCTGGTATTTCATTGAATGACAATTTCGTTAAAGTTGTATCTTGGTATGACAACGAGTGGGGTTATTCAAATAAAATCGTTGATTTGGTTCAAGAAGTTGGTAAATTAAGCTAA
- a CDS encoding SDR family NAD(P)-dependent oxidoreductase gives MSKLQNKVAVITGGGSGIGRAISLLFAEEGAIVHILDLNTEGGEAVIAEIENKGGKGFVHACNVSIQEEVLSIIKTIDKIDILVNNAGIAHVGNLENCATEDFERIFNVNVKGAYNALYAVIPTMKKNGGGAILNLASIAAWVGISDRFAYSMSKGAIFAMSLSVARDYMADGIRCNSISPARVHTPFVDGFIAKNYPGQEAEIFEKLSKSQPIGRMAKPEEIAKLALFLCSDDAGFITGNDYPIDGGFIKLNN, from the coding sequence ATGTCAAAATTGCAAAATAAAGTAGCTGTCATTACAGGAGGAGGAAGTGGAATTGGTCGTGCCATTAGTTTACTCTTTGCAGAAGAAGGAGCTATAGTTCATATCTTAGATCTGAATACAGAGGGAGGAGAAGCTGTAATTGCCGAAATAGAAAACAAAGGGGGTAAAGGCTTTGTTCATGCCTGTAATGTCAGTATTCAGGAGGAAGTATTATCAATCATTAAAACAATTGATAAAATAGATATTTTAGTCAATAACGCAGGTATAGCGCATGTTGGTAACCTTGAGAATTGTGCTACTGAAGATTTCGAACGCATATTTAATGTGAATGTAAAAGGGGCTTACAATGCTTTATACGCAGTAATTCCAACGATGAAAAAGAATGGAGGAGGAGCGATCTTAAATTTAGCTTCTATAGCAGCTTGGGTAGGTATAAGTGATCGTTTTGCTTATTCAATGAGTAAAGGAGCTATTTTTGCGATGTCACTTTCTGTGGCACGTGATTATATGGCTGATGGCATTCGATGCAATAGTATTTCACCTGCACGTGTGCACACGCCATTTGTAGATGGTTTTATTGCAAAGAATTATCCAGGACAGGAAGCAGAGATCTTCGAAAAACTGTCAAAGAGCCAACCTATTGGACGTATGGCAAAGCCAGAAGAAATTGCTAAATTGGCTTTGTTTTTATGTAGTGATGATGCTGGTTTTATCACAGGTAATGACTATCCTATTGATGGAGGTTTTATTAAACTAAATAATTAA
- a CDS encoding amidohydrolase family protein, with the protein MRIDAHQHFWQFDPIRDNWITDKMKVLQKDFLPLDLKFLLERNGIDGCIAVQADQSAAETKFLVQQAKDYSFVKGVVGWVDLGAEDIDEQLTQYKEEPIIKGFRHIVEGEEDADFLIRDAILNGFEFLTKHDYTYDLLIRPRHYTATTVCVRANPNQKFILDHIAKPPIKSKEFEEWALFIEELSGFSNVSCKVSGLATEADWKNWHLDDFSQYLDHVFHSFGKERVLFGSDWPVCLLAASYEESVAIVESKLTDFTVAEKESFWGLNAIKIYNL; encoded by the coding sequence ATGCGTATAGATGCTCATCAACATTTTTGGCAGTTTGACCCAATCCGTGATAATTGGATCACGGATAAGATGAAAGTATTGCAGAAAGATTTTCTACCATTGGATTTGAAATTTCTTTTAGAGAGGAATGGTATTGATGGCTGTATTGCTGTACAAGCGGATCAATCAGCTGCAGAGACGAAATTTTTAGTACAGCAAGCTAAAGACTATTCATTTGTAAAAGGAGTAGTAGGATGGGTGGATTTAGGTGCTGAAGATATTGATGAGCAATTAACCCAATATAAAGAAGAACCTATTATTAAAGGCTTTAGACATATTGTGGAAGGGGAAGAAGATGCTGATTTTCTTATTCGTGATGCTATCTTAAATGGATTTGAATTTTTGACTAAACATGATTATACATACGATCTATTGATTCGTCCTCGTCATTATACAGCGACGACTGTTTGTGTTCGTGCAAATCCAAATCAAAAGTTCATTTTGGATCATATTGCAAAACCTCCGATTAAATCGAAAGAGTTTGAGGAATGGGCATTATTTATTGAAGAATTGTCTGGTTTTTCAAATGTCAGTTGTAAAGTTTCTGGATTAGCAACAGAAGCAGATTGGAAAAACTGGCATCTGGATGATTTTAGTCAATATTTAGATCATGTATTCCACTCTTTTGGAAAAGAACGTGTTCTGTTTGGCTCAGATTGGCCAGTATGCTTATTGGCTGCTTCTTATGAAGAAAGTGTGGCTATTGTTGAATCTAAGTTAACAGATTTCACGGTTGCAGAAAAAGAATCTTTTTGGGGCTTAAATGCTATCAAAATCTATAATTTGTAA